The following nucleotide sequence is from Lysobacter panacisoli.
CGCGGCGAGCCGCCCGGACAACTCCGGGCGGCTCCGACGTAAGGGGCTTAAGGAGCAGCCGCATCCGCGCGCTGCAGCGGCGGCGCCTTCCATTGTCCGTCGATCGCTTCCGGCTTCGGCCAGTAGATGCGCATGGCCGCGAAGAACGGGCCTTTCGGCGCGGGAAGCCAGTTGGCTTCCTTGTCCTTGCCGGGCGATTCGTGCTGCAGGTAGAGCGTGATCCCGCCGTCGGGATCCTTCTTCAGATTCGGCAGCATCGGCGAATTGATCAGATAGCGATTCAACGCGTTCGCGCTGAGCAGGCTGGCTGGCAGTTCGTACATCGTGACCGACCAGAACGCGTTCGCCGGAGGCAGTTGGCCAGGCGCGAAACGCAGCGTGTATCGGCCCGTCGTTCCATCCAGCTTCGCGCCCGTCGAATCGGTGAAGTACACCGGATAGACCGCTTCTTCCTTCGAGTTGCCATAGATGCCGAGTACCGCGCCGGTCATGCGCCGCAGGTAGTTGTTCTGCAGGTACTGGCGCGTGCCGAAGGCATCGGCGCTGCTCTCCTTGCCGGTATCGATCGCCGTCGCCTTGTGCTCGGCGAAAGCTTTCCAGGCGTCGGCCATGCCGTCCTCGATGGCCTTGCGCTGGTCGGGTGGCAGCGACGCGACATCGAACGGCTTGCCCGCGCCGACGCCGATCTTCGCGAACCGCGCCATCAGCTCCGTCTCGCTGGGATCGGTGGGGCAGAACTGCAGCAGGAAGTTGAGGACGCGGAAGAACTCCGGCGAGGTCTTCTGCTGTTCAGGCGTCAGCGGCGCGATGAAGTCTATGGGCGGCGCGGCCGGCGGCGCCGGCGTGCCGAGGAACTTCGACAGCGGCTGCACCTTGTAGCCGGCCTGGATCTTCTTCACGTTGACGATGTCGGCGGCGTTGAACAGCTGGGTACGGAACAGCACGAACACCAGTTGCGTTTCCGAACGGATCACATCCTTGATGCCCTGCGGCTTCTCACCCTTCCAGTCGGGCCCGGCAAGCAGGAAGTTGGCGGCCTCGTTGCCAGTCGCGCGGCTGCCGACGTAGGCGAAGTTGTGCGTGTACATGTCGATGAACTGAGCCGAGTAGTAGCGTCCCTTCTCGACGGCTGGCACCGAGAGCACCAGCGGTTCGGCGCGCAGGTCCGCACCGAGCTGCGAGTACGGCGTATCGGAATTGGGCGTCTGGATCGCCTTGTCCTGCGGCGTGTAGACGCGCGCGGTGTTGTGGATTTCGTTCCACACACCCTTGTACTCGGGATTCTTCGCGTCGACGAAGTACGAGTACTGGATGCGATAGCTGTCGACCATCGGGAAGCCGTAGATGTACGCCTCTTTGGCGATCGCCCGGGCATCGTCGGCGGCCGGTGTCGATGCAGGCGGCGTGACCGGCGGAGCGGCGGCATCGGGCGTGGCCTTCTGGCATCCGGTCATCGCACTCGCCAGAACGAGCAGGAAGGCGAGGAGGTGTGGATCGCGGTTGCACTGCACGCGTGCTTGCATGGCGGTCACCGGGTCGTTGGGCGATCAGGTGCGATAGCACATTCCCGCGAGCGCGAAGGGGCCGTGAAGGCGCTGGCGGTGGTGTCGCCGCGATACGATGGCGGGATGGACTCCGTCGAACGGCTCATCGCTTCGTTGCAGTTGTCGCCGCATCCCGAAGGCGGGCATTACCGCCGCATCTTTGAATCGGATGTGCAGGTGCAGGGAAACGGCATCGCGCGCCCCGCGCTCACCGCCATCCACTACCTGCTTGCGCGCGGCGAACGCAGCCGCTCGCATCGCGTGGATGCGGACGAAGCGTGGCACTGGCAGGACGGCGGCGCGCTGGCGCTGCAGGAATTCGACGCGGAGACCGGCGCGCTTTCGTCGGTGACGCTGGATGGTGCCGCGCGCGGTGGCGTCGCGATGCACGTGGTGCGCGCCGGCCGCTGGCAATCCGCACGACCGCTTGACGACTGGACACTGGTCGCGTGCACGGTGTCGCCGGGGTTCGTCTGGGAAGGCTTCGAACTCCTGGCAGGGGACAGCGAGGTGGCGCGGGCGCTACTTTCCCGTGGCGGTGCCGTGGACTGACGCGGGAACTCCGCCTCTTCGCGCTGGTCGTAGTCTTCGCTCGTTTGCCCAGGGAGTGGTCATGCGTTCCGGATTCGTCGTCATGCTGTCCGTGGTTCTTTACATCGCGCCGCACGCCGTGCGTGCGCAGCAGGCGGCCTTGCCGCCCATCCGCGACATGGAAACGCTGGTCGTCAGTGGCGTGCAGCCCGGGCCCGGCATGTGGAAAGTGCACCGCGGCGAGCACACGCTGTGGGTGCTCGGTACGGTGTCGCCGTTGCCCAAGCGCATCGAGTGGGAATCGCGCGACGTCGAGAAAGTGATCGAGCAGGCACAGGAGGTGATCGAGCCTCCGGGCGTGCGCATCGACGCGGACATCGGCTTCTTCGGCCGGCTCGCGCTGGCGCCGAAGGCGTTCGGCGCGCGCAAGAATCCCGACGGCCAGACGCTGCAGCAGATCGTGCCGCCCGATCTCTACGCGCGCTGGCTGGCGCTCAAGCTGCGCTACATCGGCAACGATCGCGACGTGGAGTACTACCGTCCGATCTTCGCGGCGATGACGCTGTACCAGGAGGCCATCGAGGACATCGGCCTGCGCCAGGGCGGCGTGGTGTGGCCGGTGGTCGAACGCATGGCCAAGCGCCATGACGTGCCGCGCACGTCGACGATGGTCACCGTGATGATCGAGGATCCGAAGGTCGCGCTGAACGAGTTCCGCGCGAGCCGGCTCGAAGACCTCGACTGCTTTTCCAAGACGATGCAGCGGCTGGAGTCGGATCTGGACACCATGCGCGATCGCGCCAACGCGTGGGCGATCGGCGATCTCGAAGCCTTGAAGGCGTTGCCCTACACCGACCAGAACGAAGCCTGCCTGCGCGCGGCGGCGCAGGCCGGCGTGCTGCGCAAGCGCACGGGGGACATCGAAGCGCAGGTCGCGGAGCGCTGGCTGGAGGCGGCGGAGACGGCGCTCGCGAAGAATCGCGTGACGTTCGCGGCGATGCCGATGCGCGAGTTGATCAAGCCCGACGGCTACATCGCCAAGCTGCGCGCGAAGGGCTACGTGGTCGAGGAACCGCAGCCCGCGGTCGCGCCGTAGCGCGCCGCGGAGACAGGCATCAGCCCGCGGCGCTTATCGCGACGTTCGGACGGCCGAGGTCCGGCCAGCGCGTGAGCACCGCCGCGCGGATGCCCGCGGCGTCGAGTCCGGATTCGGACAGCAGCTGTTCGCGGCTGGCGTGATGCTGGAATTCGTCCGGCAGGCCCAGGTGCAGGACCGGCAGCACGATGCCCTCGGCGGACAGCAGTTCCGCCACGCCCGAACCCGCGCCGCCGGCGACGACGTTGTCCTCGATCGTGACGAAGCCCGCGTGGGTGCGCGCGAGTTCCAGGATCAGCGCACGGTCGAGCGGCTTCACGAAGCGCATGTTGACCACGGTCAGGCCGAGTTCCGTGGCGACCGCTTCGGCCGCCGCGGTGACCGAACCGAACGCCAGCAGCGCCAGGTTCGCGCCGGTGCGTCGCACCTGCGCCTTGCCGATCGGTAGCGTGTCGAGCGCCTCCTGCACGGCCACGCCCGGACCGGTGCCACGCGGATAACGCACCGCGGCCGGACCGGTGTGGTGATAGCCGGTGCTGAGCATCTGCCGGCATTCGTTCTCGTCGGCCGGCGCCATCACCACCATGTTCGGCACGCAGCGCAGGTAGCTCAGGTCGAGGTTGCCCGCGTGCGTCGCACCGTCGGGGCCGACCACGCCGCCGCGATCGATCGCGAACAGCACGTCGAGGTGCTGGATCGCCACATCGTGCACGAGCTGGTCGTAGCCGCGCTGCAGGAACGTGGAGTAGATCGCCACGACCGGCTTGGCGCCTTCGCACGCCATGCCCGCGGCGAGCGTGACCGCGTGCTGCTCGGCGATGGCGACGTCGAAATAGCGCTGCGGGTATTCCTTGCTGAAGCGCACCAGGCCGGAACCTTCGCGCATCGCGGGCGTGATGCCCAGCAGCTTCGGTTCGACCGCGGCCATGTCGCACAGCCATTCGCCGAACACGTCGGTGTAGGTCGGCTTCTTCGCGCCGGGCTTGCTCACCAGTCCCTTCTCGGGATCGAACGGACCCACCGCGTGGTAGCCGATCTGGTCGCCTTCGGCGAGCTCGTAGCCCTTGCCCTTGGTGGTGATGATGTGGAGCAACTGCGGACCCTTCAGGGTCTTGAGCGTCTTCAGCGCGGACAGCAGGGCAGGGAGGTCGTGGCCGTCGATGGGGCCGGTGTAGTGGAAGCCCATTTCCTCGAACAGCGTGGACGGCACGAACATGCCCTTCCAGTGTTCTTCCCAGCGCTTGACGAACTTCGCCGCCGGCTTGTTCTTGTCGCCGAGCAGCCGCTTGCCGCCTTCGCGGATCGCGTTGAGCGTGCGGCTGCCGGTGAGCCGGCCGAGCATCTGGGTCAGGCCGCCGACGTTCTCCGAGATCGACATCTGGTTGTCGTTGAGGATCACCAGCAGGTTCGGCTCCGGATCCATGCCGCCGCCGTGGTTCAGCGCCTCGAACGCCATGCCGGCGGTCATCGCGCCGTCGCCGATCACGGCCACGACCTTGCGGTCGTCGCCCATCTGCTGCAGCGCGATCGCCATGCCCAGCGCGGCCGAGATCGAGGTGGACGAATGGCCCACGCCGAAGGTGTCGTACTCGCTTTCCTCGCGCTTCGGGAACGGCGCCACACCGTCCTTCTGCTTCACCGTGTGGATGATGT
It contains:
- a CDS encoding DUF1254 domain-containing protein, encoding MQARVQCNRDPHLLAFLLVLASAMTGCQKATPDAAAPPVTPPASTPAADDARAIAKEAYIYGFPMVDSYRIQYSYFVDAKNPEYKGVWNEIHNTARVYTPQDKAIQTPNSDTPYSQLGADLRAEPLVLSVPAVEKGRYYSAQFIDMYTHNFAYVGSRATGNEAANFLLAGPDWKGEKPQGIKDVIRSETQLVFVLFRTQLFNAADIVNVKKIQAGYKVQPLSKFLGTPAPPAAPPIDFIAPLTPEQQKTSPEFFRVLNFLLQFCPTDPSETELMARFAKIGVGAGKPFDVASLPPDQRKAIEDGMADAWKAFAEHKATAIDTGKESSADAFGTRQYLQNNYLRRMTGAVLGIYGNSKEEAVYPVYFTDSTGAKLDGTTGRYTLRFAPGQLPPANAFWSVTMYELPASLLSANALNRYLINSPMLPNLKKDPDGGITLYLQHESPGKDKEANWLPAPKGPFFAAMRIYWPKPEAIDGQWKAPPLQRADAAAP
- a CDS encoding cupin domain-containing protein, with amino-acid sequence MDSVERLIASLQLSPHPEGGHYRRIFESDVQVQGNGIARPALTAIHYLLARGERSRSHRVDADEAWHWQDGGALALQEFDAETGALSSVTLDGAARGGVAMHVVRAGRWQSARPLDDWTLVACTVSPGFVWEGFELLAGDSEVARALLSRGGAVD
- a CDS encoding TraB/GumN family protein translates to MRSGFVVMLSVVLYIAPHAVRAQQAALPPIRDMETLVVSGVQPGPGMWKVHRGEHTLWVLGTVSPLPKRIEWESRDVEKVIEQAQEVIEPPGVRIDADIGFFGRLALAPKAFGARKNPDGQTLQQIVPPDLYARWLALKLRYIGNDRDVEYYRPIFAAMTLYQEAIEDIGLRQGGVVWPVVERMAKRHDVPRTSTMVTVMIEDPKVALNEFRASRLEDLDCFSKTMQRLESDLDTMRDRANAWAIGDLEALKALPYTDQNEACLRAAAQAGVLRKRTGDIEAQVAERWLEAAETALAKNRVTFAAMPMRELIKPDGYIAKLRAKGYVVEEPQPAVAP
- the dxs gene encoding 1-deoxy-D-xylulose-5-phosphate synthase, whose translation is MIDPQRYPRLSRIQVPADLRQFPEEELSAIADELRAYLIEQVALVGGHFGAGLGVIELTVALHWLFETPVDRLVWDVGHQTYPHKILTGRRDIIHTVKQKDGVAPFPKREESEYDTFGVGHSSTSISAALGMAIALQQMGDDRKVVAVIGDGAMTAGMAFEALNHGGGMDPEPNLLVILNDNQMSISENVGGLTQMLGRLTGSRTLNAIREGGKRLLGDKNKPAAKFVKRWEEHWKGMFVPSTLFEEMGFHYTGPIDGHDLPALLSALKTLKTLKGPQLLHIITTKGKGYELAEGDQIGYHAVGPFDPEKGLVSKPGAKKPTYTDVFGEWLCDMAAVEPKLLGITPAMREGSGLVRFSKEYPQRYFDVAIAEQHAVTLAAGMACEGAKPVVAIYSTFLQRGYDQLVHDVAIQHLDVLFAIDRGGVVGPDGATHAGNLDLSYLRCVPNMVVMAPADENECRQMLSTGYHHTGPAAVRYPRGTGPGVAVQEALDTLPIGKAQVRRTGANLALLAFGSVTAAAEAVATELGLTVVNMRFVKPLDRALILELARTHAGFVTIEDNVVAGGAGSGVAELLSAEGIVLPVLHLGLPDEFQHHASREQLLSESGLDAAGIRAAVLTRWPDLGRPNVAISAAG